The region GGAGGGATAGGACGAGCTGAAGGCACAGTTCAGGACTGTGAATGTTCACTGCATGCAAATATGATGTAATACAATATAGATGTATGCATTCTATGTGTTGTTCTGTCATACATCATACTCAATGAGTGTTTTTTGGGTGGCTGGTTTATGGTTGATTAATATATTGATTAGATTTGTTAGggttaaaccatagactgtatataaagatggaaaacacgtctccacttcctttgCAGAAAGGAAGCCTGGATAAGAACGTTGCCGTTTTGCTCATCTGGAGCCTGCGCAGAAGTGATCAGGGGACGGGGTTGTGGAGGCGAGGTCCCACTGATATATGAGCTTTACCAGTTGTtagccagtctcagctgtcaatcatgccGTTTCACCCCGTTTTAATAGCGTCAAACAACTCATTCAAACCTAATTTACTAGaaaaatacacacttgaacaaacacaaatgtgatgACAGAGaccatctttgaaaaaaattaattgatatttatttagttcTCACCCATGTTCAATGCtaccatggaggaggcaggattcatgacctatactgcagccagtcaccaggtggTCATCGAGAAGGTTTTTTTCGGAAgcagtcatccatctttatatatggtCAATGGTAGCTGATATATATTGTTCATATTCAAAAAGTAAACAAGAATTTTCACtgaatattttggcttaatcTACATACTAATACGAGTCATGTGTTGTTGACAGATTTTACATTAAATCTTTTATATGGGGAGAAAGTGCTGCTGTAAGAAGGTCAACAGAAGAAacattttatactttatattttttagCACAGTCAGAGGTCATCTGCAAAGATGATTTATCAATGGAACACTGACTATGTAAACTCATCCACACAGCCATTTTGTCCTTGTATGTGTTTTACTGCTCGGTTGAAGTTGTGATCTGTCATTGAAGAAGCATCGTCCCATTCGTCCCAGTGTTATTTTAGCCtctaaacattaaaaataatgaaaaagtatttttgtcttctttcaCATGAATAGGTCTGATGAAAAATATAGAACTAAATATTTATGACCGGGGAAGACAAACCCCATCGCTGCTCTTACAATGAATACAAGAAAACAGCAGTTCTAGCCaataaaaatgtccataaaGTAGAGCACAGTAAGTGTCCTGTTGCTAAAAGCCATGACAGCGCTTAGATGAATATGGAAACACTTGTACACTACTTTTATTGCCATGTTTCAACCTTTAACAAACCATGAAGCAGAAGCACTTTAACTATCACTTATGAGTAGTGACAATTCcataaattaagttttaaaaatattaactgACTCAGACTTAACATATTTTAATGTCATTAGCTGAGAAATGACAGACCACACTTTTCAAAAATCTAAACCAGCAGAAGAATTAAGATTCATATTAAGCAAGAGAAATGCTTTCATTAAGATTGTGAGCAAACACTGAAGTTCCACCACTGGTTTTGATATATAGGTCTGATATAGCTTTGGGCTCATTTGTGATTTCATTTAACTAACTTAATTATTACTTACAGCTAAAGCTCAGCAAGTGAGTCGAACATGTTTTTTATGCCACTATGTTGCTGTTGTCCTTTTAGCCAAATACTTCTTGTTTATCATTTTGTGCTTGTAATTTTTCATATGTGCTGTATGGGGTCACTATGCGTGTGCAGAGGGGATTTGTGgttgttgataaaaaaacatcccAGAGGTGGATGTTGCACAGTATTGTTTCCCATGTCATATAAGGGCTCATACGCCATCAGAgttaattcaattttttttcttccctcattTCAGAGCCTGGATCAACTGAGCTCACCGGGCTCTTCACTGAGAAACCTCCAAATGAGGTTGTCGCAGTTGCAGGTTTGAAACactaatggatggatgaacaatAACAGGGAACAGTAGCAAATGTAGCCCGATTACATAATGTTATAGGACTTCATTGTTGTTTGTAAATGGCAGGGGCGGACGTCACTCTCATTGCCAAGGTGGACTCCACCACCCTGACGAGAAAACCCACCATGAAGTGGTTGAAGGGCAAGTGGCTGGACCTTGGCAGCAAGGCCGGGAAACACATGCAGTTTAAAGAAACTTATGACAGGAACactaaggtgtgtgtgtttgataattCTCACATTTGTCATAAATAACTAAGAAGTAATTAAGTAATGTTGCATCCCCAAGATCTACACTTATGAGATGAAGATCATCAAAGTGGTCCCTGGGGATGCTGGAGGCTACAGGTGTGAGGTGACGGCCAAAGACAAGTGCGACAGCTCCATCTTTGAAGTCACTGTTGAGTGTGAGTGAAAACGGACTCTGGCTCGCAGAGGCTGACACAAGTTCCATTTGTGCTGATGTATTGATCCGATCCAGGCCTCATTTGTCACCTCTGCAACTTCTCTCATTACAGCTGCACAGCAAGAGGTGCAGGGGGATATTTTGTCTGCCTTCAAGAGAGCGTAAGTGCAGTGGAGTTGTGTTTCAAGTGGTGTATTCGCACATGTGAAATTACTCATGAAGGAAAATGCATACGTTGACAATTTATGATCTTTCCcagggtatgtgtgtgtgtgtgtgtttgtgggtgtgaaGGGGTCTTTCAGCACCTGCGGAATATGATGGTTGTCAGTTTAATGATGTGTCAGAAGATATAACCGACACTTCTCTTTCCGTATGCACAGGGATGctggagaggatgaaggagatcTGGACTTCAGTGCTCTGCTCAAAGCCACCAAGAAGTGAGAAGCTACATGTTATTTGGCCCAATTATCAAGCACATAGTATGATTCATTCCCTCAAAAGACATCCTTTTCCTTGACTGCCAGGAAGAAGAAGCCAGAAAAAGAGGAACCACCAATAGATGTGTGGGAATTGCTGAAGAGCGCCCATCCAAGCGAGTACGAGAAAATCGCCTTTGAGTATGGCATCACTGACCTGAGGGGCATGCTGAAACGTCTGAAAAAGATGAAGGTCGAGCCCAAGCACACCGAGGGTAAGTTGTCAGGTGACGTGTAAAAGGGAGGGGAAGTCGTAGGGGAGCATTTGAAGATCAAGGATTTGGAGAAGGGGGGACTGCAAGACAAAGGAAGGACCCCTCTAAACTGAACAGagtgaataaaaagagaaaagtgtgaAGTTGTGAACTGATGAGCTCCTAATTCTTACATTTTCCCTTTTCCCAGCTTTCCTGTCAAAGATGGACTCTTGCTATTCAGTGGAAAAGGGCAAGAAGATTGTCCTGAAGTGTGAGGTGGTCGATCCCAACTGTCAGGTCAAATGGTTGAAGAACGGCCAGGAGATCAAACCCTCAGCCAAGTACACatgcaaaaaaacccacacTCTGATAACTGTTAGTTCACACAGACCTGTTTTAGTGTCTTTTTTCACCATGCTAAGCATCATGCAAGATATTTGCCTAATTGGATGCTAGCTGTATCATATTAATCATAGCTTAGATGGACTTGATGGGCAgtgcttttaaaatatcaagttAAAATTATCTGTGCAAGATCATGCCCTGAAAGGATGCTACCATCAACACGTTTTATTTTTAGGCAGTCATGAGAAGCCTCCAAGTGGCTTGAGCGAGTCGCCCCGCCAAGACAGTGTAAACATGTAGACTAATGCAGACCTACCCGTAGGACAAAGACCTCTAAGACTGCAGTTAAAGGTCTTAATGTGGAAAAATATCTATGACtaagaagaaaagtgaaatgtaTAGAGAAAATTCATGTCTTGGTGAAAGCCGTTGCCGATCGGGCACTGATTCCCACCCGGCTGGTTCCGACTGGACCAAATCACAATGCAGATTTTGTTGCTTAATTTCACTGCCATAGctccaaactgaaatatttgcTCTGCTTCCAGgtacactacaccacactagTTAACATTACATTTAACTCTTTGGCAGCATGTAACGTTAGCCTATAGTTAGCCAGTAGCTACCTCAAACTCGGCACACTTCGGTCACACTTCAGTCAAAAGTGTGGCTGTATTTCACGCTACAGGATTCCCACACCAGGATGAGCAGTAAATGTCCGAGCAACAGTTAAGACCGGGGAGTCAAGAGCCAGCAccgaaactgaaaaaaaagccaTTTTTATTGTCAGCCTCCATTTTGTGCTTCTGTTATGGCATCATTTAAGCACCGGAACCGATCTTAAGGTTCAGCACCAGTAttggaaaaaaatctaaacaataCCGAATCCTAAAGAGCATTGCCAAAAATAAATCGAATGTAAAAAATTCAGATGAACTTACTATCTCTGTTTGACCCAAAAACTTTTCTGTTTGACTTTCAATCTTTCTTGCTAAGGTACGTCATGGAGGCCAACGGCAATGTCAGAACCCTGACTATAAACAGGACGACCCTGGCTGACGATGCTGCATATGAATGTGTGGTTGGCGAAGACAAGTGTTTTACTGAGGTGTTTGTCAAAGGtgcttcatctctttttttctggaCCATAACTGACTGAATTTGTGGCATTCACATTGAGTTTCTGCTtaattttttaagttttaatgtttcctTCTGCTCCACCCAGAGCCCCCTGTGACCATCACCAAGCTGATGGATGACTATCATGTGGttgtgggagagagagtggagttTGAGATCGAAGTGTCGGAGGAGGGCGCCCACGTCATGTGGTCAGTAAACTTCACAGTATTGGGCGTTACGTGATCAAAACAACCAACCAGACTTGACTCTGCTTCGGGACATGTCTTTAATCCCTGGCAGAGTACAATGACACCACTTCATGTTGAGTATAGTGTCACAGTCGTATATTGTCTGAAGCCACTGAGCTTCTTGTCTTCAACATAtcagataaaaatgtaatatacgCTCGGAGCCCTCTGTTATCTGATGTGCTGCTTGAGTCACATTTTTGAGTCTGAATATTTAATCACTCACCTCCTTGTATTGAAATGAGACATCATCTCTGTGTAATTATATGCTCTCAAAAACCAACCACTTTTGTCACAAGAGCCATAACTGATTTGTACTTTTATGCTACACATCACTGCACCAGACAGACTTTGCTTCATTTTAGATCAAATCTAAATGTATTATCTCTAAAGGAGATCTGTAACAAGTTAGATTGAATCTAAAGACTCTGTTTGAATGCTGAATAGTGTGGGAAGCCTACTTTGAACAATATAATTCAGAGCTGAATTTCTTAATTTCTTTGCCTTCTTTTCACTGAGGTTCTTTTTGTATGTGGTCCAGTTTTAATTGTGGGTATGCCAAACTTTAAGCACCACTCCAGTAGCTTATTACACAGAGTATTGTTTGTTCCTCAAAATGACATATTCAAAAGGTTTGTCATGAAAGAATTCCCTACATGGTTTAAATGTAACTCTACACCTTCCCTCCACATTTCATTACTGAGATGATCGCCATCACCCCACCCTCACAGAATGATTTTTCTCTTGAAAACGCATTAATGCTGCTTTGGATATGCCTGGTGTCCAGTTTTATGGCCACTAAAATGGAGTTgcttggaaacgctgctggccctgttttggtttgaaaaacTCTGGCGCTGCATTTTAGTTTGGACAGGCAGAGGTGATGATGGAAACAATAACGTAGACAAGCACATGCAACTGCTTGCTAAATGGGTCTTATCGGTCACAAGGTGGCCTACACTGATTCGTAATGATCCTATCACTTGACCCCTTCAGGGAAGAAAACACCTGGCATCAGCATCGGCTACCGATATGGAATGCAGGATAATCAGGCCttaggtttgtgacatcacaaacccgGGTGGTCTGAATCCGTTTTTTTCAGACTGGAATTTGTTTACTTCATAACTAGAGCAAAGTCAAACATGCACCAAAGTAGCAGAGACAGTTGCCTCCCATTCATGCCTCGTTTATCATATAATAGACAAAAGGCAGCtatattaacatgtttaaaaccTGAGGGGGACTTAAAAAGAAGACCCCCATCTATTCAAttcaaactataaataaaggttaaaCCAACAAATGAAGAAATTGTTGTCAGTATAAGTTAGCAgcaatcaataaaatataaaataagggATGATAAATCTCGTGATAATTTTACTTCATGGATAGTAACACATTATCCTTCCCTTTGCACAGATTTGATTTTTATAATCTCTCACATTGATGAATTCAAAGCTCATTCATATTTTCCAATGCAATTTTTAATCTCTCGGTGAATGGTGGAAATATTAATGTGGCTGGTAGATTCACATCAGATGTGATTCTGTTAAATATTTAGCAGGCACACTGAGACAAACTcattctcttttcatttccaggTACTTTGAGGATCAAGAGcttcacagagacaaagacaccaAGTATCGCTTCAAGAAGGACGGAGTAAAGCACACTCTCATCATCCAGGAGGCGACGCTGGATGATATTGGAATGTACCATGCCTGGACAAACGGGGGGCATACCAAAGGAGAACTGGAAGTGGAAGGTACCACTGGAAAATATAATCTCatccagtttttatttcatttttgtgaactttagaactttaaaacattagatgctaaaaatgaatatgagtaatgaatatatttatttcatttttttaaagacaataCTAATCAAGCacagtgttttaaatattttttaatagaTATACTATATTTAGTCTGgtcattaaaatgtgtgtttagtgaTGAGGATGCAACTGAATTCAACCCAGCAGCCTGAGGGCTTAACACCTCTTTTTACAATCAAATGAGCAACTTGTGAAAATGGCCGCCATGTCATGTTTGTCATGTATGTCGTGTATGTCATGTATGTTATAAAGACCCTTAACCTCCCTCTCCCCCCATATCTTCATCGTGCCTGAACTCTTCCTCTCTTGGTTTCCTCTGTGTCATTCAGAGAAAGAGCTGGAGGTGCTGCAGGACATCGCTGATCTGACAGTGAGGGCGACGGACCAGGCCATGTTCAAGTGTGAAGTGTCTGATGAAAAGGTCACAGGAAAGTGGTTCAAAGATGGCGTGGAGGTTTTACCAAGCAACCGCATCAAAATGAGTCACATTGGAAGGTACGAGGATGAGGGCGAATATACGCAGATTATAAAGAATGTCTGTATGCTTgctaaaactgaaaaacagtgTATTTATTTCACGGGAAACATGTTTTCCCTACATAATATCGCTTCTGTTGCTTGTTTCAGGTTTCACCGACTGGTTATTGATGAGGTGAAGCCAGAGGATGCCGGAGACTACACGTTTATTCCTGATGGATACGCTCTGTCACTTTCTGCCAAACTCAACTTCTTGGGTGAGAAAGACGGAGCGATAACAAAAGGCTCTTATTGTGGATGCATTAATCATCAGCAGCCTGGATAATATTGTCAaatcttgtgtttttcctcttaaaACAGAAATTAAGATCGACTATGTGCCTAGACAAGGTAAGCCAACTTACATCACCTCCAtttacaaataattaaaaactttttaatCTTGTCTATAGTTAATTTGCCATCATAATAAACCCACTTCCACAgagccttctctctctctatatatatatgttatatgttaacCAGATCCTCCAAAGATCCACCTGGACACCACTGGAAACATGGTCTCCCAGAACACCATCATTGTGGTGGCAGGCAACAAGCTGCGACTGGATGTGGAGATCACAGGAGAACCAGCACCAACTGTTGTTTGGTCAAAAGGAGAGAAGGTAAGGATGTGAAGCGAACCAACGTATCGTTTTTACCCTAATAATACATGAGTAGGTCACATAAGATGTCCAAGTGCTGCCCTCGTCATATAAAGGTCAAGCCAAGTGGCCCCCAAGTGCCCCTAGTTGCCCTAGTGTCGATGAAGTCTGTTTGCTGAAATGCAACTTTGAGGCCAAACATGAACTGGGATGGCTGTTtgtcaggaggtagagagggtcgtccactaaccagaaggtcacaGGTTTAATCcttggctcctccagtctgcattccaaAGTGTCCATGGGCAGCATACAGTGCTCCAAATTGctccctgacagctgtgcctaCATTATTTGAGTGATGTGTTATAGGAAGAGTGCATatgaagcactgtatgaatgtgtatgcgTGAATAGGTGAAAGAGACTTGTACTGTCCAGCATTTTAAGGGActgataagactggaaaaggactatataaatacagtccatttaccatttaaccCTTTAACTTGGAACTTGTGTATTGTGCCATAACTGACTGTGCCACAATTTGCCATTTATTAGCCAGTCACAGAAAATCAAGGCCGTGTGAGGGTTGAGTCCAGGAAAGACCTGAGCTGCTTCGTCATtgagggagcagagagggaCGATGAGGGCAACTACACCATCTGTGTTACTAACCCTGCCGGAGAGGATAAGGCTATGCTGTTTGTGAAGATTGTGGGTAAGTGAATGATTTTATAGTAAAACATCAGCATGTGATTTGTGTATTGTGTCTTGATCTTTTTTGAAGCACATCAAAATATATTGTAATCTTATTTCAGATGTGCCCGACCCCCCTGAGAATGTCAAATGCACAGGCGTGGGAGAGGACTGCGCCACCATGGTCTGGGATGCCCCTAAATTTGATGGTGGTGCTCCAGTCAAAGGTACACAATGGGCTTTTTATACCTAACCCCACGGGACCTATATTACATTTCCCAAAAAAACGCACACTATCTTAATTGTTAatctgcttgtgtttttccacCATCAGGTTATCTcatggagaggaagaagaagggcTCCTCCAGATGGACAAAGCTCAACTTTGACGTTTACGACTCCACTACATACGAAGCTAAGAGGATGATTGAAGGCGTCCTGTATGAGATGAGGGTGTTCGCCGTCAACAGCATCGGCTTGTCTCCTCCAAGCCTCAGCTCCAAACCCTTCATGCCCATTGGTATATTTCCTTGCTGTCTTTATTGCTCTTTCTCAGCTTCTCCTTGTCCCGTCCTCAGCCCGGCCCGTCAGGGATTCTCTTTGAGTCTCTCTTTTTATCGCCCTCAGCCCCGACCAGTGAGCCGACACGCCTGACGGTGCACGATGTGACAGACAACACATGCAGTCTGAAGTGGCTCGCCCCTGAGAGGATTGGAGCTGGGGGCCTGGATGGTTACATTATTGAATACTGCAAGGAAGGAGGTGATAGGACCACACATCATGCTTAGGATATGAACCTTCATggaccatttaaaaaaaacctccaaTTAAACTATGATTTAAGGACCTTCATTCAATAACCAATGCATATATTGTGTGTGACTAAAAGGGCagattatactgtatatgataacaaagaaaaaagtattAAGATTCAAATCCAACTAACTGTGATATCTACAGCTTGTTGTTCTGTTTGATTTCAGACACTGAGTGGGTGGTGGCCAACACGGACCTTTGTGAGAGACAGGGGTACGTGGTGCGTGGCCTCCCCGTGGGAGAGAAGATCAACTTCAGGGTGGTGGCCATAAACATTGCTGGACGCAGTTTACCTGCTTTGCTGCAGCAGCCTGTCACCATCCGCGAGATTGTTGGTGAGTCAGTCGAGTTTATTTCatgtcatatttttatttgtcatagcTTTTTGATTGACTTTTGTAGCACACTATTCTGCtttatgttttatctttatgtATAATGACATGTctcctgttttaatttgtgtttctaCTTTAGAACATCCAAAGATCCGCCTTCCTCGTGATCTAAGAACAAAGTACATCAGAAGAGTAGGAGAAAAGATCAACCTGACCATCCCCTTCCAGGTTAGAAAGGCTGCGCTAATGCGTACtgaaatatccatccatccatctatccatcattCATTATCTGTTCTGCTGTACTTTAAGTACAGGGGAGTTGGAGCCAGTCCCAGTTGACATTGTGCAAaaggcggggtacaccctggagaTCATACTAAAATATAtgataaaactagaatggcattcaATAGAGTGTATACCTCCACAAGGCCCAAGAGTCCcattaaattcaaccaagctcACACCCAAAATTTCACACACCCAGAGATATCAGtactaaatgtgcctgatttttcaAAATCAAGATCTATGAGTGGAGTGAGTCCTGAGAGGAACCATATGTGATGAATTTGTCATCTTCACGACCCATCCCACTTTAATGAGATGCcatgtctgtatttttctttgtcagtTTTGCTTCAAAATGTGATGCACCTATCACCAGAGAACGAAGCAGTTATTTACGTGCTCCTTTGTCTTGTAGGGTAAACCACGCCCCATCGCGACCTGGTACAAAGACGGTAAACCCTTAGATGACAAGATGGTCAACGTGCGTAACTCAACCGTGGACACCATCCTGTTCATCcgctcagcagagagagagcattCTGGAACGTATGAGCTGGTTCTACAGATTGAGAACCTGGAAGACAGGGCCTCCATCATGATCAGGATTGTTGGTAATGTCGTCAGGATTCTGCGTTAATTGTCATCGTGAGAAGCCTACATCTTGGACTGTGTGAAAATGTCACTGACGCTTGATTCAAACAGACAAGCCTGGGCCTCCACTGAACTTGAGGGTGACGGACGTCTGGGGTTTCAATGCAGCGCTGGAGTGGGACCCCCCGAAGGACGATGGCAACTGTGAGGTCTCTGGATATACCATCCAGAAGGCGGACATGAAGACcaaggtgagagagggagaagaggtgaTGTGGCAAACCTCGATCCACCCCTACATTTTCCTGCTAAAGGATCCAATCAACCTCCTGCCTGCATTCGATAATGACACTTTGCTCATTTTGCCATCTTTACGTTTTTAATataatcattttacttttttcctcTTGGTTCAGGATTGGTTCACCTTGTATGAACACAACAGACGGACAAACTGCACAGCCTCAGATCTGATCATGGGAAATGAATACATGTTCCGTGTCTACAGTGAAAACCTCTGCGGCCTGAGCGAGGAGCCGCGCCATAGCAAGAACACGGCTGTCATCGCCAAGACAGGTGCGTGCAGTGTGTGCGTCTGTTTGTATGTGGAGATACATATATCCATCGGTAGTGGGGGCATTTTTCCACTAGCACTGTAAAGGTTGATCAGAATGAGCATCCACTGATTTATTGGGGTTGAACGCATTTGCCCAccctctcatccctctccaTAGGCCTGGAACTCAAACGAAACCCCTACAAGGAGAAGGACATGGCCTGTGTGCCCAAGTTTACTCAACCCTTAGTCGACAGGGCTGTGGTGGCCGGTTACAGCACCGCCATCAGCTGTGCCGTCAGAGGCTTCCCCAAGGTAAATGTGGGGCCAAATTTACAGCAGGACACCTGTTTTTGTGGCAGCTggacacaaggaaaaaaaatctgctccaTCATATctaaacagttttattttgacttttctgtGTCCTAGCCTAAGATTGTCTGGATGAAGAACAAAATGATCATTGGCGGGGATGCCAAGTACTTGATGCAGAACAACCAAGGAGTGCTGACCCTGAACATTCGCAAACCAAGCGCCTTTGACGGAGGAAAATACTCCTGCATGGCTGTCAATGACCTGGGCAAGGACGAGGTGGAGTGCAAACTGGACGTCAGAGGTAAGAACAGAACAGAGGGGCTGCGAGGGTGGGAGACAGGCACGGAATAAGAGGAGGAAGTCTCGATATTTAGTTTTGATCATATTATAGATGCTAAGGTTAATTGAATAATTGAGTATGAACATAATACGTCACCTTGATTCTTCCCACAATTCCATCAAGGTCTCATTTCATTCATCCTGTGTCCTGTTATTTCCACAGCTTTCACAGAACAGGAGAAGAAGTGAGAAACTGAACAGCAACGAATGTGAAACAGTGAATGAACAGTGAATGTCACCATGTAGAGTTCACACTGTGataatgaatcaaataaaatgtagtGATGCCTGCTATAAATTATCGTTTATTTtcaatacatttcatttctctgttaAATTGTTTTCATTAACAATCCAAGAACATGATGCATATTCTTCGTGTTGTCCAAACAAGAGGCAAAGAGCTCATGCACAGACAGTCAGGATGTAAATTATCAAAATACAtggcacatttttattattagagCTGTTTCCACAGCTCACAAGCACCTCTATGTATTTTTGGCACATTGCATTACACCTCCCTCAAGTAGTGCGCTCTCCTCCTGTGGACTGCCACTCCTATGCTGAACAACAGCGCCACTGCCAGGAGACCCACAGCCACTGCAAGAGCAGTTAAGACACCTGTGGGAGACAACGATCCTGATGAAGTACAAGTGGATATGGCACATTTGGGAGATTTTCAGAAAAaccctgatgttttttttatcaggcaGTTGCCACACTGGATCGTTTGAGCATTAACAGTGTCATGGTATGTGTTGTGATACAAAAATCTTCACCTGTGCTTGACCATTTTGTCCGAAACCCACATTCAACCTCCCAGTCCTCTGCGACCACGTCCTGCACCAGCTCACTGAACAGTGACAGAGGGCAGGGGTTCAGCCCGTTGCATCCTGGCACGGCATTGGGGTAGGGCTCCCTCCTCGAGTCGTTGCGGTAATACAGCTCCAGAGAATAGGACCTGGGGGATTATTACGATGAATAGAATAAGATGACGTGCAATTATGGTGAGCATTATGTAAATGGGTTTATGTCCATTATGTTTCCTGGAGCTTTGGCAAGATTTTCATCGAATTGAAAAACAGCAAATGCACTCGAATGGTTTGCTGGGGCTCAACAGCGGAATGCGGTTACTCAAAATATAGTGTGTGATAGCGCACTTGAATATGCATAGACAAGAGCGATGTCATGAAGGAGAGTCATTACCCATCATACTCCTGGTAGAACTCGAAGAGCTGACAGGCAGCGTAAGGCGGGAGAAGGCCGTCATACACGTCCAGCGCTGCCTGGAGGGTGATGAGTGTAGAGTCATGCTGGAATGAGAAACAAGACGTCACGGCAGTGAGCAGCTGAAGAGACACAGTTTGTGCAATAgattataaatgtgtgtgtgttctgtccaAACAGTCAACTCACAGCTGAGTACATAATGAACTTCAGGCTGCTGCCTTGCTCGACAGCACGGGAGAAATTCCTCAGGATGGCATTCAGCAGAACCCCTGGTGCATTAACACAGTGTCAGCAGTGTGAATTgaatacatttcacacattaacacaatcCTATTTGACCTTATTGAGCATCTGTAATCATCCTCATCAGCTCAAATGTGCTAATATGCTTTTAGGAAACCTGACCCAGCTCAGCCAGCAGTCACAACATTACTTTCACAAAGATCATTTGTCCCCACCTCCCGAGAGCCTGgccttctctttcctcttgtgGCTGAGGATGCTGTACATGACCTCGAAGGACGTGATTCTCTTCAGGGTGTCCAGGACGTCTTGGGTGGCCCAGCGTGGGAGAGTCAAGTTATGGATCCTCTgcgcacacacaggaaacaataGCATCATGCTAATAATCACATTACACAACACATGGATTACAACAGCCTGTGTAAAGAAGCAGCGTTTCATGG is a window of Paralichthys olivaceus isolate ysfri-2021 chromosome 21, ASM2471397v2, whole genome shotgun sequence DNA encoding:
- the mybpc2b gene encoding myosin binding protein Cb isoform X3 — its product is MPEPVPAAKPEGEAPEAPAEEGEELPPADGEPGSTELTGLFTEKPPNEVVAVAGADVTLIAKVDSTTLTRKPTMKWLKGKWLDLGSKAGKHMQFKETYDRNTKIYTYEMKIIKVVPGDAGGYRCEVTAKDKCDSSIFEVTVESAQQEVQGDILSAFKRADAGEDEGDLDFSALLKATKKKKKPEKEEPPIDVWELLKSAHPSEYEKIAFEYGITDLRGMLKRLKKMKVEPKHTEAFLSKMDSCYSVEKGKKIVLKCEVVDPNCQVKWLKNGQEIKPSAKYVMEANGNVRTLTINRTTLADDAAYECVVGEDKCFTEVFVKEPPVTITKLMDDYHVVVGERVEFEIEVSEEGAHVMWYFEDQELHRDKDTKYRFKKDGVKHTLIIQEATLDDIGMYHAWTNGGHTKGELEVEEKELEVLQDIADLTVRATDQAMFKCEVSDEKVTGKWFKDGVEVLPSNRIKMSHIGRFHRLVIDEVKPEDAGDYTFIPDGYALSLSAKLNFLEIKIDYVPRQDPPKIHLDTTGNMVSQNTIIVVAGNKLRLDVEITGEPAPTVVWSKGEKPVTENQGRVRVESRKDLSCFVIEGAERDDEGNYTICVTNPAGEDKAMLFVKIVDVPDPPENVKCTGVGEDCATMVWDAPKFDGGAPVKGYLMERKKKGSSRWTKLNFDVYDSTTYEAKRMIEGVLYEMRVFAVNSIGLSPPSLSSKPFMPIAPTSEPTRLTVHDVTDNTCSLKWLAPERIGAGGLDGYIIEYCKEGDTEWVVANTDLCERQGYVVRGLPVGEKINFRVVAINIAGRSLPALLQQPVTIREIVEHPKIRLPRDLRTKYIRRVGEKINLTIPFQGKPRPIATWYKDGKPLDDKMVNVRNSTVDTILFIRSAEREHSGTYELVLQIENLEDRASIMIRIVDKPGPPLNLRVTDVWGFNAALEWDPPKDDGNCEVSGYTIQKADMKTKDWFTLYEHNRRTNCTASDLIMGNEYMFRVYSENLCGLSEEPRHSKNTAVIAKTGLELKRNPYKEKDMACVPKFTQPLVDRAVVAGYSTAISCAVRGFPKPKIVWMKNKMIIGGDAKYLMQNNQGVLTLNIRKPSAFDGGKYSCMAVNDLGKDEVECKLDVRAFTEQEKK
- the mybpc2b gene encoding myosin binding protein Cb isoform X6, encoding MPEPVPAAKPEGEAPEAPAEEGEEPGSTELTGLFTEKPPNEVVAVAGADVTLIAKVDSTTLTRKPTMKWLKGKWLDLGSKAGKHMQFKETYDRNTKIYTYEMKIIKVVPGDAGGYRCEVTAKDKCDSSIFEVTVESAQQEVQGDILSAFKRADAGEDEGDLDFSALLKATKKKKKPEKEEPPIDVWELLKSAHPSEYEKIAFEYGITDLRGMLKRLKKMKVEPKHTEAFLSKMDSCYSVEKGKKIVLKCEVVDPNCQVKWLKNGQEIKPSAKYVMEANGNVRTLTINRTTLADDAAYECVVGEDKCFTEVFVKEPPVTITKLMDDYHVVVGERVEFEIEVSEEGAHVMWYFEDQELHRDKDTKYRFKKDGVKHTLIIQEATLDDIGMYHAWTNGGHTKGELEVEEKELEVLQDIADLTVRATDQAMFKCEVSDEKVTGKWFKDGVEVLPSNRIKMSHIGRFHRLVIDEVKPEDAGDYTFIPDGYALSLSAKLNFLEIKIDYVPRQDPPKIHLDTTGNMVSQNTIIVVAGNKLRLDVEITGEPAPTVVWSKGEKPVTENQGRVRVESRKDLSCFVIEGAERDDEGNYTICVTNPAGEDKAMLFVKIVDVPDPPENVKCTGVGEDCATMVWDAPKFDGGAPVKGYLMERKKKGSSRWTKLNFDVYDSTTYEAKRMIEGVLYEMRVFAVNSIGLSPPSLSSKPFMPIAPTSEPTRLTVHDVTDNTCSLKWLAPERIGAGGLDGYIIEYCKEGDTEWVVANTDLCERQGYVVRGLPVGEKINFRVVAINIAGRSLPALLQQPVTIREIVEHPKIRLPRDLRTKYIRRVGEKINLTIPFQGKPRPIATWYKDGKPLDDKMVNVRNSTVDTILFIRSAEREHSGTYELVLQIENLEDRASIMIRIVDKPGPPLNLRVTDVWGFNAALEWDPPKDDGNCEVSGYTIQKADMKTKDWFTLYEHNRRTNCTASDLIMGNEYMFRVYSENLCGLSEEPRHSKNTAVIAKTGLELKRNPYKEKDMACVPKFTQPLVDRAVVAGYSTAISCAVRGFPKPKIVWMKNKMIIGGDAKYLMQNNQGVLTLNIRKPSAFDGGKYSCMAVNDLGKDEVECKLDVRAFTEQEKK